The window GGTGTTGGCATTCCGTCGAACAGTACGCGGGAGGACGACATGGTGCCCGTAAACGATGGTCGTGgttgctttctttgcatctcgacggacggcCGGCCGCCGCTACTGGACCCcggcgtgacgttgaggtcgatgacgccCGAGGGGCGCGGTGTGGACGGCGTGATCACGCCAACGTCCGACGACCCCGAAAAACGGGTCTGACCGTCGTGCCTTGGCGGGGGAAAGCCGGGCGACATAGGCGTGGTCCGCGACGTCGGCGACTGACAGTGGGGAGGCCTggcgaccgacgagcctgtgctcgtCGGGCCGATGGCCGATTAGAGAAACCCGCCGGACGTCAAATGCCAAGCATGAGAAGGGTGTGCGCTTTGTTGACGATGGCCTCCTTCTCCTCGACCTCGGCCTTGCGCCGCGCGACCTCCATCACATCGCGCTCGGCAGCGAACTTGGCCGCGGCGGTCTTGCCCTTGACGGCCGCCCTCTGgttcctcctcttcgccgattccgcgtccaacttggcgagCTCCTCCGACGTGCAttccgaccgcggcttccttgcacccttggccttcttcttcttcacctttccgggcgggtcgacggccaggccgcGCGGAATTCGGCTGGGCGTCGGCCATGAACGGGGGGAGGGTAGGTGGGGGGGGGCGTGGGAGGGTTTGAGGGAAAATGGCGCCAATTGGGGCGCGGGGGGTTTGCTTTGTGGCACCGACGAGCGGGCCAGTGGAGGACAAGAGtgcgcgtcccgcccgtccgcgcgctgtccaTTTTATCCCAAAaacggcgcaaacttgggccggaATGGTTCGAAAGCGGACAGAAAACGAACAAAGGTCTGTTCGCGCTCGCGCGCTGGGCCGTCTGGTTTATCCGTTCTGCCCCAGACAAACGCACCCACAGGATAGGTCACGCGCTGGAGTTGGCCTGACGTGCACATTTTGGCGCGACAGCGGACGCAGCAAACCGAGCGAGTGCATTTTCGGTGGTGGACCACTCGGCATACGCGTGGCCGGCCCGTCTCCCGGGGGTCCCTGACCATGGCCTCCTGCGTACGCCGCTTGTGTGGTACTAGGCGAGTAATGGCGAACACAGAGGCACAGAGGGGAGAGCTGAGCAGCGCTGCCATGACCGTGATATGGGTCACGGCTTGCTGGCCACTGCACCGAGGGGGAGAGAAGCGGACGTATGTACCTGAGCATAGATAGCATTATTCGTTCATGTGCCCTTGCACTTGGATTACTACAAAAGATAATGCATGTGCTGCTGCATCTGCAAAGTGGAAAGCACCAACTCTTTCCACCAGATGGGTCTCGTCCGTCTAAAAAATCGTGCTTGGACAGTCGATAAGGTGCTGTGGGCTCGTGCGATGGGTTCACTCACAAAACATAATAATCAACCCATATTGGAGCACAGACAAGAGAACTGTGCCCACAAGCCACAACCAGCACCAGCGGGATGACTCCTGCGGTTGGTTTGATCACAACAATACCTCAAACGCCGACGGATCATCATCAAACGCGGCTAGGGAAGATGCTTCCTGCGCCCAACAACATACAGCTAAATACCTTCAATTCTAACATCAGTCAGTGAGTCCTGCCATGGCATTGTTTGCATCAACTTCCTCCTAACACCCGGGCACCAAGAATGCCCACCCCACTACCAAAACAACGCCTCCCTCTCCCTGCGACCCCAACTCATCATcgtgcaggtgctatttacataCAGATTACAACAGACGCTGTCACCTAAATTCAGGACCAAACAGACAAAAGGGAGACTAAAGCACCACCTGCCTAGTTCCTCATCTAACAGGAAGAAGAATCCTACCAAGGAAACCTCGTGTCACAAACGGTCAGCCCGATTACCGGTTGTTCTAGGAACAAACAAAATAAGCCGAAGAGGAGGGCATACATACACCAACGACGACCTCAGCACGACACATACATGGAATTCCTCAATGAAGTGCTGAACTTCCGTGACAACACAATGAGCCATAAAAATCGGTGACGGTCAGCCGCGAATCTTGTCCAACACCTGCAGTGCCTCAGTAGCTGTCTATCGAACCGTTGGAATTGATGTTTGATCTCAAGGAGAAGATGGCGCACGCTGAGCTGTAACATGCGCGCCACACCTCGACATGCCGTCAACGCTATGCTGTGTTACGTTCTAGTGCTTTGACTGCTTTGATCCTCCTCACACTTTGCAATCACGTCTCGAAGCTCGGAGCAAAGTCTGGCAACCTCGGGATTGTCCCAGTGTGGTCTGAGCTGGTCCATCAGCATGCTGCACGGATCAGGATCAGGGTTGATGGGAGGCAAATCCCGTGGCACGAGAGGGACAAGAAACGGGTGCTGAAGCAACTGAGGTATTCTCCACCGTTCGTCTCGGTCCCAGGCCAGGCACCTTTGCATGAGATCAATAAGCCATGGGTTGTCGACCGGTTCATAACTGATCTTGTGTTTCCTATCGGTAACAGCTTTGAATTTGGTCCAGAAAGTCGTGTAGTCTGCAAATGGTGTCTTACCATACACCATCTGATAAAGAATACATCCAAGAGACCAGATATCAGTTGGCCGACCACACTTGAAAACGTTACCACTTGAATCTTGCTCATTACATAGCAATGCTTCGGGTGACATGTAGTTAAGTGTTCCTACCTGCGCTTTACAGGGAGAGATCAAAGATTAGCATGCCAGATACAACAAAACTTGATGTGATTGGTCAGTAATATTCTTAGTAATACAACAAGTATATGCAATGGCAGAAATAAACGAGCAAAAGCAAGTTGCATCCCATGGTACCTGAGAATCACGCTGAATGTTTGTCGTATCATTCATTATAGCTTTGGCAATGCCAAAGTCTATTAGCTTCAGTGATCCCTTCACAAGCATAAAATTTGCAGGCTTCAGATCGGAATGCACTATCCGTTCCTCATGTATTGTATTGACTGCTTCAAGCATTTGCTGAATCACAAAACAAGGTAAATTTGGGAAGGCGCTAGGATTTTTGAAATTCAGAATGAAATAACCACTTATCTGAAAATATTCATCATTAATAATGCAGGCACAGGTTCTAGCAACCGACGTCCCCAAAATGCAAGGAGTATTTTGATTAATTAGGAGAAGGTTTGGGCCAACAAAGACATGTGGTTTATGTGACATAAAATTGATGTTATTAGAAATGATTGCATTTCTATATATCACACACACAACCACACACTAATCAATTAATTATTGGTCAAAGCCTTGTCTCAATGAATCACTACACATTACATGTTGGGACGGAGCAAGTATATGTTTAACAGAGCCAAATAAACACATGCATGCTTAAAATTTTGCACATGCCAATATTACgcaatactccctccttcccatttTGTTAGGCGCATTAGATTTTCATGCAATCCCAATATGTAAGGCAAATGCAGCCAATCTCCTCTCTTGAGTAGTTATTGAGGATCGCTAATTTCATGGAGGTAGTCAAAAGAGATCGTGCATGCATCCTTCCTTTTTTCCTGAGCCGTGATTGCCTCCCTCTACGATGGTTCAACTAGCGATTAATTGGTGCGCTAATCTTCGTGCTAATACTAATACGCCTAATAATATGGGAAGGAGGAAGTATATCATAGTCGACTACATTACTTCCAGCTCTATCAGTATAAAATATTAACCTACATTGCACATAAGATGTATTGGGGCTTAGTACAAACTTTAAAAGCACAGTAACTCAATAGAATGTGTGAACATTAACCTAAGCAGGACACATACAAATGAACAATGGAAAATTGTGTAGCAGTTGGGAAGAGGCAATGCAATTAAAAAACTGGAACAATATTTCTGAGATAAATTGATAAAATACTCTAAAATAAGTTAACAAGATTTGGTTCACCGAGTAAACTGCAACAACTTTTTAATGTTGATTTGAAGATTGGGAAGAAAAGCTTGCATCAAAGGTATCCACCTACATTCTAGTTCATAGTTAAGCTAATTGTCCTCTACTCAAGCCTTATGCTATTACTTAAATCGAATTAAATAAAGGTTACCTGCCAATAAAACCGCAGCCAATTTTcatctattttcatatttgagttgttccTCTCCTTCCACTTCTGAGCAACCATATGTGCTAAATCAATTTCGCCAAACTCAAGGACCATGTAAATGTATTGATCATCCTTAATTTTTCCATCCCGAGGTGAGATAGGGCCTTCTTTAAGTAAATTTTTATCAGTGACCTGGTACATGCCAAAAGCCTTAGGCAGATTAGATAATATTTCCAATATACAGTGAAAGTATCCTGTGCACAGTGCTGCcgctaaatactactccctctgtaaactaatatagaaTGCGTGAACATTAACCCCTGGCAGTGAAGTTTAAAATATATCAAGCAATGGAAATTTCAAACGACATGATTTTGTTATGCATTCACCTGAAGGGCAAAAGTTACGAGAGAAGTTCTAGACAATACAAGGAGCAGAGGGAACAAGAAGCTTCGAGTTCAAAGACAATAGAAGTTAATTTTCTGTACGGCATAATAAATAAACTAAAATATCATAGCATCCCTCTGCATTTAATAAAATACTCCGAGAACACAGAAAATGAGTACGATAACTCAATAGAGATGCTGTGTACAAGTATCAAGTTATATGCAGCCCAAAACTAGTAGAGATAAGGTTAATACCAGTACCTCGTAATCAATTAGCTGTATGATGTTACTCTTTCCTTTCAGCTTATTTAGGTAACCGATTTCTTGGCAAAAGCCATATGCCGTCGGGTAGTCACGACCTTTAAGCTTTATCTTTTTCAGGGCGTATATTGCACGTTCCATTGATATAACTTTGTGAACTTCACTGCTGCCACCAGAACCTATTTTACCAAGTTTCTGATAAAGTTTCCCGTTCACCTTAAAGAAATGTTCAGGATCATAACCCTTTTTTCGGCGCTCCTTCTGATCCCTGTTTGCTTGCGAAGTACCCCCATCCTTGGCAGACGTAGATTGTTCATTAGCAGATAACCCTTGGCCTTGGGATGGCAAACCTCCATTGCCAGGGGCAGCTTTGTCCGTTGTATTAGGAACCTGATGGTTTTTAGGATTCCAATCACCAACACTTGATGGCATTGCAGCTTCTTGCTGTTTGGGAGGGACACTACCTGGTATAGCTGCAGATGATTCCACTGTACATTCAGGCATCTGCATTGGCGAAGCATATCGGCTACTCTGAGGAACTCGTGTATTTTGCCCTGAATGTAGTGATACAGCAGTAACAGAAGAACCAACGACAGAGCAACGGGTCATTGGCTCTCCATGATTCTGATTACAAGCTTCTTCAGTCCCTTTTTGAGGCAAATTTGCTGCATCATACTTGACATCCATCTCAACTGGTGCACCAGCTAGCTCAAGCTTCTGATGTTTCCCGCCTTGATCATGTGCTGCTTGAGCCACATGATAATTATCTCCTGCTGACAATGAAACAGAATGCAGATAAGACAACATACTGTCCATTCTACTGTCAGTGGTTACTCCTACATTCTCACCTGCAATGTAAACCGGTAACTAAATACAGAAACAGGTCTGCATTTAACTTTACAAAATAGCCAGAGTCAAAAAAGGAATCTTACCCTGAGAAGTTAAGTGTGAATCGCCAACTGAATAAAACTGATCTTTCTTGAAACCGACGGCCACTGATGCATTTCGAGATGTGATCCGAGATGAAGAAACATCTAACGACGACTTATTCCTGTCCACAAACACATCCATTTCATTCTTCTGCTGGTCGTTTTGACCAGCAATCTGATTATGGCCATCTGTGATAGTACTCAACATGGAAGGTGTAGTCAACATGTCGTTTTGATTTGATGCCAGTACTCCTGCACCAGCGTTAACATCCTTTTGATCAGGTGACACCTTTTGCAACCTGGAGGCCGCCAGCACGCCTCTCTGCTTCTGCATAGCCATTCCTCCAGAACTCTCTCTAACAGAAGGGCTGGTACCAGCTTTCGCCGGCCCCTCACCTCGAGGCAACAGGATACGAGTTGCACGCTGTGTTGTACCTGAGGCAAGTTCAAGTTAAAACAAGATGACAACGCATTTTAGACAAATTCGGTTGTAAACGAGCATCTTTCTCTGTAGCAGGGACAGGGAATAGAATCGGAAAGACAATTTAACTGTAATTCTTACCGGGAACAGGGCCTACCACAAAAATGTTTTTTTACCAGGACGATAACTCAGCTTTATGTTAAAATTCCACATATAACATTACAATATTTCATTTATTCCAAATATTTTCTAGTATGTGAAGAAAAGGTCTAGACTCTGTATAGACGGAATCTATCTAAAGAAAAGTCTAGCTTCCGTATAGACAGAATCTAAATTAATATAATCCATGAGAAGAAAAGGTCTAGATTCCATATAGACGGAAATCTGAGATACAAACCGCATAggaattttgcaaaaaaaaaacatcaaACTAATTTCTAGGATTTTAAAACTGAGCTCAAGTCTGAAACTTTAAAACCATTTTTTCCTTAATCAAGCTGCAGTGAATATACAATTGCATTGCGGAGCAACTGAGAGGAAATGTGATATTACAACCCTCGGATAACAAACAATATCTCGCTTAAATCTAATTTGCCACACCGATTGATAGACTTTCTAGAACGTCTTTTTGACATAGCCTTACAAAATAAGCACATCACAGCTCACCATCCGCAAACAAAAGTAGAGCTAGCACTAACAGTCAGGATCTACTTGCAGGTTTATTTCCCGTGTCCTGAAGCTACTGCGTGTTAACTTGGTTCGATTTGCAGGTGACAAACGTTGAACTAGATGCATAACCCTAGATGGAAGCAGCAACGCTTAGGCCTAGGGTGTGGCTGAGCTCACCGAGAGGCCTCTGGCGCTTGCAGGCCGCATGGATCTGGCCCAGGAAGTCGAGAGGGTCGCCCGtgacggtggaggaggaggaggagcccgagGAGGAGGTGAGGTTGGTGTGGCCCGTGTCCCCGGCGGCGGGGAACGTGTTGCTCCTGCCGGCGGCCGCGGCGTCGTCGGGGGCCGGGGGGCGGAGGAAGTTACCCCTCCTCTCCATCGGCTGCGTCGGGGCAGGCGGTGGGGCCCAGCGGCATCTCGCCGGAGAGGCGGACCGGGTGGGGGAGAGGCCCTAGGGTTCCGGANNNNNNNNNNNNNNNNNNNNNNNNNNNNNNNNNNNNNNNNNNNNNNNNNNNNNNNNNNNNNNNNNNNNNNNNNNNNNNNNNNNNNNNNNNNNNNNNNNNNNNNNNNNNNNNNNNNNNNNNNNNNNNNNNNNNNNNNNNNNNNNNNNNNNNNNNNNNNNNNNNNNNNNNNNNNNNNNNNNNNNNNNNNNNNNNNNNNNNNNNNNNNNNNNNNNNNNNNNNNNNNNNNNNNNNNNNNNNNNNNNNNNNNNNNNNNNNNNNNNNNNNNNNNNNNNNNNNNNNNNNNNNNNNNNNNNNNNNNNNNNNNNNNNNNNNNNNNNNNNNNNNNNNNNNNNNNNNNNNNNNNNNNNNNNNNNNNNNNNNNNNNNTAGGGTTCCGGAGCTCGAGGCGGCCGCTCCGGGGGTCGCGGAGGGGGACGCTCGGAGCCGGCGGATTCCCGGCGCTGTACGCGCGCGGTGGTgcggcgcgggcgcggcggcggccgtgGGACGGGGAGCCGGAGCGAATcggaggggtggggggtgggggtggggcagGAGGGAATGGCGACGGAGCCCCCAAATTTTGAAATGGAAGCCGAGCGAGCAGGACGACGGAGCAAAACCTTTTTTTTTTTTGCCACAAATGCCGCCGCCGTGCTGGTTGGGCTAGCAGGGCCTCCTGGCCGAAGCCCAGTTTTAGTACTCGGTATGGGCTTTAATCAGTCAGGTAGCCCGTCTGGCCCGGTTAAGTCGGCCTCACTACTTCCAGCGCGGTGGGGCTCAACTGTTTCTGCTCTGATGATTTCTCAAGCGTCCGGTGAAGCAAGCGGCGGAGCGTCCCCGCGGCAAGGGATGGCGGCGTGGGCGGAGCAGCTGCAGCGCGAGCTCGCCGGCCGcggcctcgccgtcgcctccgTTCCAGGGAAGGGCCGCGGCCTCGTCGCCTCCCGCAGCTTCTTCCCCGGTAACCCCGCCCTCCCTTCCCTCGGTCGCAGCCGTTCTTTGCCCCTATACGCTGACCTGCCCGCGAACCGCTCGGTGAAATGCCCAGATGAATGGCACACGTAGTTGTTGCCGGGATGGACGATACTGGTCCTTGAGTCGAGCTTGGCCCGCTGGTTTATGTATAATCAAGCTCATGTGGTGGGATTCTCCGgcggttttgcaggggaggtcattATTTGCCAAGAACCCTATGCTTCTACGCCCAACAGGATTTCGGTTGGATCGAGCTGCGACCACTGCTTCGCCTCCGGCAACCTGAGGAAGTGCTCGGTTTGTCGAGTAGCTTGGTACTGTGGGAGCGTGTGCCAGGTGCTGACTCTGCCCTTCAATTGTTTCACGTTGTTGATGGACAGATACATACTTCTGTGGCCATGCGTAAATATTCTTTGTACTGATTGTTATGCGTTCAGTGATGTCACTTCTTTCAGTGAAATTTTGTTACGCAGAAAGAAGAATGGAAGCTGCATCAACTTGAGTGTCAAGCCATCTCAGCGCTGACAGAGGAAAGGAAGAAGATGCTTACTCCTACAATCCGTTTGACGGTGAAGCTTATACTAAGAAGAAAACTGCAAAGCGAGAAGGTATTGGGCTGGTTTGGTCTATTCCTGACAAAAACTTTCTGTACAGTACCTCTGTATTTTCAGTGCATCAGTGTTAGCTGCATCCTGTTAGCTTGATACTACTTGTATTTCCAGGCCATTCCATCTTCAGCAACAGATAACTACGATCTAGTGGATGCGTTGGAGTCCCGTATCCTGCCCACTTGACACATTGATTCATGATAAATTATaaagattatgctttgtgagtgttGGATTGACTTCGCATGAATAGACATCTCGAAGGTTGAGGATAATCAATTGGTCCTCTATGCTCAGATGGCCAATCTTGTGCAGCTGATTCTCCCTTCAATTGAACTTGATCTTAAGGAAATTGCACATACTTTTTCTAAGGTAATGCCCAATTGCCCATAATATGTTTTTGTCCTTAGGATCTTAAATGTTTTAACTGCTATGGTAGACAGAGATTCAAATTAATTATGCGATGCATTATGCTGATGAAAACAGCTGGTTTCAGGTGTTATTGTGAGTGTTTGATGCCTTTGTGTTTCTCTACTCTGATAGCTTTTTAATTTCTGAACGTTGAGATCGAGTGTTTGGTCTGAACCCCTCAGAGATGTCCTAGAACTTGCTAATCCTGACAGATCTCGAAAAGGGTGGTGGCACTAGAACCAAATCTACATGCACATCAAAACTTTCTATCTTAGCCAAGCTAGCACCTCTGCCCCGCCTTTTCCTCCCTTGTTAAGTCctaatttcctgatatctcaagtaaccaAGGACTCATATGGTCTTGTTTGAGTAGAGTAAAATCAGGTCTATATACTTCCTGTGTAGATAAACCAGCATGCTACTGGAGAAAAGACGTGTGTTCTCCAAATATTGTGAAATGAGCCCTTTTTGTAAATCGAAAAGCACACTTTACAGTTAAAAAAAATGTAGTTCTTTACGCAAGTACATATACATTCTTACTAACCTGTAAAATTTGATAATATGTTTATTTAAGGGCTACACAAAAAAAGAAATGTATGTGGATCTATAATAGACGCTGTTCGGTATTATAGATCCACATATTTGTTGTTTCTGCACCCCACAAATGAAAACAGTTATTATCGTTTTTTTACATCATGTAGAACACATCTATAGGTACACGTGGAATTGTTTTCAATTTTTTATGAAActttgaaatatgatttttttttaaaaaaaattggacaCAGGGGACCTGGGAGCTAAAACACCTCTCTCATGTTGTCGTAATACTTATTCTACCCCAGTTATACAATTTGCTGTGTTCTTCGGTCATTGCTATCAATAGTTTGGATCATTTTCCAATGAAGAGTATAGAAACACAAGGGCATCAAACACTCAATATTTTGAACTTGATCTGAAGGAAATTGCACATACTTTTTCTAAGGTAATGCCCAATGTTCTGATAGCAAAGCACTAAATTAAAGTGTGTCTCCGCCTAGACCATGGCCATGTTGAGATCGAGTGAATGCTCGGATGGTAGCTATGCCTCACAAGGTGTGGACTCCGACCTTTTGTTGTCGCATTTCTAGGTGCCTGACTCTTCTTTATTATAAGGACACTGAGGGGCATCTTCCCCTTGAATGATTGGAGTTTGTTTTAGAGCATAGTCATTTTCTGTAATTCTAGTCCTTTGTGTAAACAGAAGTTGGCATTGTGTATTGTCACGTGCTTGAGATCTTAGCTGTAATTGGAAGCCTTAGACCCAACCCCCTGGGCTTGGGCAGTGCCGTGATTGCAGTGCAGCCGACCCAAGTACAGGTGTGCAACTGTGGGAAGGGCTGGGTTCGGAGACAAATCTCCCTTTTCTTGTTAATTATTTCTTGCTTGATAATAAAACTGTGCCCAAGTCCTTTTAAAGACTGGCCCTAACAAAGTGATATAATCAAACCTCAAATGTAACTGGAAGTAAATATATTAACTTGGAAGGAAGCAAATAAAAGATAGCTCTATGTCGGCCTGCAACATCCACCTGGctttcccatcacctgcagttttgttTCCTGTCCCTACCGACAGTAACTGATCAACTTACTGTCGGAGCTCTAGCCTTGTCGTGCCGGTGGTAGTGGTAGCACCACATGACACCTTATGATACATAACTTATTTATGAAATAAGTGTGATTGGTTTATTGTCTTCTACATGTGTGCAGTTCGCCTGCAATGCTCATACCATATGTGATCCTGAACTGAGGCCCCTTGGGACTGGACTGTTTCCTGCTATATCAATTATTAACCACAGGTAGTATCTGAGCTTTTGTTCACCTGTTTAGCATTTCTCTCAGATTTGATCATTTGTTAAATCATTGTATTTGTATTTACCCTTTTTTGGTATAAAGTTGTGTACCAAATGCAGTTTTGCTATTTGAGGGTCGGACTGCATATGTACGCGCGTTGCAACCCTTGAGTAGCAATACTGAGGTAAGGAATCTATTTTTTGGTCTTCTGCCTTCGTCATTCATTTGTTAATATGCATGCTATGCTTTCTTTTTCTTTACATTTCCTCTCATTCTGGAGAATGTTGGATGAATATGCTTTGTCAGGTATCAATAAGTTACATCGAAACTGCAGCAACCACTTTGAAGAGACACAATGATCTCAAGCAGTACTTCTTCACCTGCACATGTACCCGATGTATTAAGGTTTTCCATTCTGGTTCCCCGCTTTTTTATTTTCCCCAGGAAATTAACATCTGACGGGGGCATATAATATGCACTAGCTCCTTTGAGGTTCTGCTAGTGTACTAGGCCACTAACAAACACATTTATAACATGTGAAAAATAcagaaaaaaatcatgacatataTATGATATATATGTACCTTGCTACAAAATTTCAAGTCAGAGCTCTGTTACATTTTCGTCAATGTTACAGGATTCTGAGGAAGATGCTCTCCTGGAGGGATACAGATGCAAGGACCAAAAGTGTGATGGCTTTCTGCTGCCTGACTCGGGTTGGTTGGAAATTAGGAAAATAATAAATGAAGAGATGCAACAAAGAAAATACTAAACCATAAGCAATTGTTCTTTATCTTACATTCTATCTCTATTCAACATCTCCAGGAAAGAAGGCTTATGCATGCCAGAAATGTAGCATTTCTAGAGATGAAGAAGAGGTAAAGAAGGTGTCAAGTGAAATATTACTGTTGTCTGACAAAGCTTCTTCTCTTCTTTCATCTGGAAGTATCCTTCGCTATCATTTTTTTCTGAAATAAATATATCTAATAAGCTTATGTTTTGTATTTCACAAAATTTGCTACCTTAATAAGCAATATAGATAATAGTGAAGCAGGTTCAGTGTACAAGATCATTGAGCAGTTAGAACAGCAGCATTACCATTCTTTCTCGATCACTTTGCTTCACACACGTGAAACACTCCTGAAGGTATATTTCTAGCTTGTGTAGGAAAAACAACTATTTAAGGATGCACAACACATTTACTAGAATGACTGTATGAGTAACTACTGCCACTCACCCATGCAACTTCACTAGGTCTACTATCTCACCAGGCATACCATTGCTGCAGATATATATGGAGTTGCAAGATTGGCAGACTGCATTGATGTATTGCAGAATGACTATTCCAGTTTATGAAAGTAAGTCAACCTTGATCCTATTGTATTTAACTGGGAATATCTTATGCTATACAATTATATAATATATATTTTACACCA is drawn from Triticum dicoccoides isolate Atlit2015 ecotype Zavitan chromosome 4A, WEW_v2.0, whole genome shotgun sequence and contains these coding sequences:
- the LOC119286932 gene encoding histone-lysine N-methyltransferase ASHR1-like, which gives rise to MISQASGEASGGASPRQGMAAWAEQLQRELAGRGLAVASVPGKGRGLVASRSFFPGEVIICQEPYASTPNRISVGSSCDHCFASGNLRKCSVCRVAWYCGSVCQKEEWKLHQLECQAISALTEERKKMLTPTIRLTVKLILRRKLQSEKAIPSSATDNYDLVDALESHISKVEDNQLVLYAQMANLVQLILPSIELDLKEIAHTFSKFACNAHTICDPELRPLGTGLFPAISIINHSCVPNAVLLFEGRTAYVRALQPLSSNTEVSISYIETAATTLKRHNDLKQYFFTCTCTRCIKDSEEDALLEGYRCKDQKCDGFLLPDSGKKAYACQKCSISRDEEEVKKVSSEILLLSDKASSLLSSGNNSEAGSVYKIIEQLEQQHYHSFSITLLHTRETLLKIYMELQDWQTALMYCRMTIPVYERVYPPFHPMVGLQFYTCGKLEWLLEYTEDALKSLTRAADVLRITHGTQSQFMKELFGKLEEARAEVSFRLSSGDEQIS